DNA sequence from the Brachybacterium sp. P6-10-X1 genome:
TCGAGGTCCTTGACCACCAGGTCCCCGTTGGGGATGGCCTGCCAGGCGATGCGGGCGGAGGTGGTGATCGACGGGTCCGGCTCGACGGGGCAGGGGACGGAGCCTTCGAAGTTGTCGGGGTGGCTGGTGCGGCCGGACTGCACGCAGCCGCTCAGGGCCAGCATCAGGCCGAGCGCGGCGGCGACCAGGCGCAGCGTCGTGCTGCGGGGGCGGGGTGCTCCGAGGTTCGTGGCGGGGCTCATGGCGCTCAGACCTTTCCGTACCAGGGGGTCAGGCGGTTCCCGACCAGCCGGATGCAGCCGTCGAGGGCGACCGCCACCAACCCGATGACGATGATGCACGCGATCGTGAGGTCCGTGTTCAAGCGGGTGCCGGAGATGTAGGCGAGGCCGCCGATGCCGGGGATGCCGTTGTTCAGCTCTGCGGCGACCACGGTGGTCCAGGCGAAGCCGATGGCCAGGCGCACGCCGGAGAGGATCGAGGCGGTCGCGGCCGGCAGCACCACGAAGCGGCCGATCCCCGTCGGACCGGCGCCCATGGACCGGGCGGCCAGGACGTAGTCCTCCCGCACCCCGCGCACCCCGTCGATGGTGGCGATGACGATGGGCGGGAACGCCGCCAGGAACAGCAGCAGGTACTTGGAGGTGTCGCCGATCCCGACCCACACGATGATCAGCCCGATGTAGCCCAGCGGGGGCAGGGCGCGCAGGAAGTTGAGGTACGGGGCCAGCGCCGTGTTCGCCGGCTCCCACATGCTCATGAGGAAGCCCAGCAGGATGCCGCAGACGGCGCCGAGGGCCACGCCCACGCCGATGCGCTGCAGGGAGGCGACCAGGTGCTCCCACAGGTAGTAGTTCTGCACGCCGCAGACGGTGCGCCCGGTGCTCTCGTCGATGACCTGGCACCGGTTCGCGTCGATGAACGCGCCGAGCACGGCCTGGGGGCTGGGCAGGTAGAGCGGGTCGACGAGCTTGATCGCGGTGATCAGCCACCACAGGGCGATCACGCCGACCAGCACCCCGGCCTGGAGCAGG
Encoded proteins:
- a CDS encoding ABC transporter permease, which codes for MSNDATATEPASAPAGPGSEDDRAHSRRVAKAARRGRSRRRMRARLLQAGVLVGVIALWWLITAIKLVDPLYLPSPQAVLGAFIDANRCQVIDESTGRTVCGVQNYYLWEHLVASLQRIGVGVALGAVCGILLGFLMSMWEPANTALAPYLNFLRALPPLGYIGLIIVWVGIGDTSKYLLLFLAAFPPIVIATIDGVRGVREDYVLAARSMGAGPTGIGRFVVLPAATASILSGVRLAIGFAWTTVVAAELNNGIPGIGGLAYISGTRLNTDLTIACIIVIGLVAVALDGCIRLVGNRLTPWYGKV